The Rhodopseudomonas palustris genome window below encodes:
- a CDS encoding DUF1150 domain-containing protein: MTGMGTNHDNASVTPEALAHLGEGHIAYVKQIRSEDVPGLFPQAPHIAPGIKLFALHSADGTPIMLTDSREAAVANAWSQELQAVSVH, from the coding sequence ATGACTGGAATGGGCACAAATCACGACAATGCCAGCGTCACGCCGGAAGCGCTGGCGCATCTGGGCGAAGGTCACATCGCCTATGTGAAGCAGATTCGTTCGGAGGATGTCCCCGGGCTGTTCCCGCAAGCGCCGCATATCGCGCCGGGCATCAAGCTGTTCGCGCTGCATTCGGCAGACGGCACGCCGATCATGTTGACCGACAGCCGCGAGGCCGCGGTCGCCAATGCCTGGAGCCAGGAGCTGCAGGCCGTCAGCGTCCACTGA
- the ugpE gene encoding sn-glycerol-3-phosphate ABC transporter permease UgpE, with the protein MVEHRRFGNLLPHLILWAGVLIVAFPVYIAFVASTQDNATIANGQMSLLPGDRFLETYYQTLFVGTSGTTREPVGTMLFNSFVMAMLIAVGKIAISLISAYAIVYFRFPFRMTIFWLIFITLMLPVEVRIYPTYKIVADLNLLDSYAGLTLPLIASATATLLFRQFFMTVPDELLEASRIDGAGPFRFFWDTLLPLSRTNMAALFVILFILGWNQYLWPLLITTRDDMQTIQIGIRKMIVTSDALTEWPVVMATAILAMLPPVAVVVLMQKLFVRGLVETEK; encoded by the coding sequence ATGGTCGAGCACCGCAGATTCGGAAACCTGCTGCCGCATCTGATCCTGTGGGCCGGCGTGCTGATCGTGGCGTTCCCGGTCTACATCGCCTTCGTCGCCTCGACCCAGGACAACGCCACCATCGCCAACGGCCAGATGTCGCTGCTGCCGGGCGACCGTTTCCTCGAAACCTACTACCAGACGCTGTTCGTCGGCACCTCGGGCACCACCCGCGAGCCGGTCGGCACCATGCTGTTCAACTCCTTCGTGATGGCGATGCTGATCGCGGTCGGCAAGATCGCGATCTCGCTGATTTCGGCCTATGCGATCGTGTATTTCCGGTTTCCGTTCCGGATGACGATCTTCTGGCTGATCTTCATTACATTGATGCTGCCGGTCGAGGTCCGGATCTATCCGACCTACAAGATCGTCGCCGACCTCAATCTGCTGGACAGCTACGCCGGGTTGACGCTGCCGCTGATCGCGTCCGCCACCGCGACGCTGCTGTTCCGGCAGTTCTTCATGACGGTGCCGGACGAATTGCTGGAGGCGTCGCGGATCGACGGCGCCGGGCCGTTCCGGTTCTTCTGGGATACGCTGCTGCCGCTGTCGCGCACCAACATGGCGGCGCTGTTCGTGATCCTGTTCATTCTCGGCTGGAACCAGTATCTGTGGCCGCTGCTGATCACCACGCGCGACGACATGCAGACCATCCAGATCGGCATCCGCAAGATGATCGTGACGTCGGACGCGCTGACCGAGTGGCCGGTGGTGATGGCGACCGCGATCCTGGCGATGCTGCCGCCGGTCGCCGTGGTGGTGCTGATGCAGAAACTGTTCGTGCGCGGACTGGTCGAGACGGAGAAGTAG
- the ugpA gene encoding sn-glycerol-3-phosphate ABC transporter permease UgpA, with translation MQKQSVFRSKFLPYWLVLPQLAVVLVFFYWPALQAVIQSFLLQDAFGLSTTFVWFENYQELLSDPDYFSAILRTFLFSIAIAVSSLSLALLLAVMADRPLRGSMFYRTLLIWPYAVAPPVVGVLWIFMLNPSLGVIAHGLRALGVDWNPLLDGNQAATLIILAAAWKQISYNFLFFLAGLQAIPGSVIEAAAIDGARPMRRFWTIIFPLLSPTIFFLIVVNIVYAFFETFGIIDTMTRGGPAKATETLVYKVYSDGLLGGNLGSSAAQSVILMGIVIALTAFQFRFVERKVNY, from the coding sequence ATGCAGAAGCAGTCCGTCTTCCGGTCGAAATTCCTGCCTTATTGGCTGGTGCTGCCGCAGCTCGCGGTGGTGCTGGTGTTCTTCTATTGGCCGGCCCTGCAGGCGGTGATCCAGTCGTTCCTGCTGCAGGATGCGTTCGGGCTGTCGACCACTTTCGTCTGGTTCGAGAACTACCAGGAACTGCTGAGCGACCCGGACTATTTCAGCGCGATCCTGCGGACCTTCCTGTTTTCGATAGCGATCGCGGTGTCGTCGCTGTCGCTGGCACTGCTGCTCGCCGTGATGGCGGACCGGCCGCTGCGCGGCTCGATGTTCTATCGCACGCTGCTGATCTGGCCCTATGCGGTGGCGCCGCCGGTGGTCGGCGTGTTGTGGATCTTCATGCTCAACCCGTCGCTCGGCGTCATCGCCCATGGCCTCCGCGCGCTCGGCGTCGACTGGAATCCGCTGCTCGACGGCAACCAGGCGGCGACGCTGATCATCCTCGCGGCGGCATGGAAGCAGATCTCCTACAATTTCCTGTTCTTCCTCGCCGGGCTGCAGGCGATTCCGGGCAGCGTGATCGAGGCGGCGGCGATCGACGGCGCGCGGCCGATGCGGCGGTTCTGGACCATCATCTTCCCGCTGCTGTCGCCGACGATCTTCTTCCTGATCGTCGTCAACATCGTCTACGCGTTCTTCGAAACCTTCGGCATCATCGACACCATGACCCGCGGCGGCCCCGCCAAGGCCACCGAAACGCTGGTCTACAAGGTCTACAGCGATGGGCTGCTCGGCGGCAATCTCGGCAGCTCGGCGGCGCAGTCGGTGATCCTGATGGGCATCGTGATCGCACTCACCGCGTTCCAGTTCCGCTTCGTCGAGCGCAAGGTCAACTACTGA
- the ugpB gene encoding sn-glycerol-3-phosphate ABC transporter substrate-binding protein UgpB has translation MAFRLKALTTALATTIATTLAIAVPAQAATEIQWWHAMTGGNNEVVVKLANEFNAAQSDYKVVPTYKGSYADTMNAGIAAFRAGNAPHIMQVFEVGTATMMAATGAVKPVYKLMQETGEKFDPNAYLPAITGYYSTSKGEMLSFPFNSSSTVMWVNLDALKKAGIAEVPKTWPQVFEDAKKLKAAGYATCGFSTAWVTWVNLEQLSAWHNVPLASKANGLDGFDTKLEFNGPVQVKHLQTLIELQKDKTYDYSGRTNTGEGRFTSGECPIFLTSSGFFGNVKSQAKFAWTNAPMPYYPDVEGAPQNSIIGGASLWVMGGKTPDEYKGVARFLAFLSDTDRQVAVHKASGYLPITRAAYEKAKADGFYNDQPYLETPIKELTNKPPTENSRGLRLGNMVQLRDVWAEEIEQALAGKKTAKEALDAAVTRGNTMLRQFEKTAVK, from the coding sequence ATGGCATTCCGTTTGAAAGCTCTGACCACCGCGCTGGCGACGACGATCGCCACAACGCTCGCGATCGCCGTGCCGGCGCAGGCGGCGACCGAGATCCAGTGGTGGCATGCGATGACCGGCGGCAACAACGAGGTCGTCGTCAAGCTCGCCAACGAATTCAACGCCGCGCAGAGCGACTACAAGGTCGTCCCGACCTACAAGGGCAGCTACGCCGACACCATGAACGCCGGCATCGCGGCGTTCCGCGCCGGCAACGCGCCGCACATCATGCAGGTGTTCGAGGTCGGCACCGCCACCATGATGGCGGCGACCGGCGCGGTGAAGCCGGTCTACAAGCTGATGCAGGAGACCGGCGAGAAATTCGATCCCAACGCCTACCTCCCGGCGATCACCGGCTACTACTCGACCTCCAAGGGCGAGATGCTGTCGTTCCCGTTCAACTCGTCCTCGACGGTGATGTGGGTCAATCTCGACGCCCTCAAGAAGGCCGGCATCGCCGAAGTCCCGAAGACCTGGCCGCAGGTGTTCGAGGATGCCAAGAAGCTGAAGGCTGCCGGCTACGCCACCTGCGGCTTCTCGACTGCCTGGGTCACCTGGGTCAATCTCGAGCAGCTTTCCGCCTGGCACAATGTGCCGCTGGCCAGCAAGGCCAACGGCCTCGACGGTTTCGACACCAAGCTGGAGTTCAACGGCCCGGTGCAGGTCAAGCATCTCCAGACGCTGATCGAGCTGCAGAAGGACAAGACCTACGATTACTCCGGCCGCACCAACACCGGCGAGGGCCGCTTCACCTCCGGCGAATGCCCGATCTTCCTGACCTCGTCGGGCTTCTTCGGCAACGTCAAGTCGCAGGCCAAGTTCGCCTGGACCAACGCGCCGATGCCCTACTACCCGGACGTCGAAGGCGCGCCGCAGAACTCGATCATCGGCGGCGCCTCGCTGTGGGTGATGGGCGGCAAGACGCCGGACGAATACAAGGGCGTCGCCAGGTTCCTCGCCTTCCTGTCCGACACCGACCGTCAGGTCGCGGTGCACAAGGCGTCGGGCTATCTGCCGATCACCAGGGCCGCCTACGAGAAGGCCAAGGCCGACGGCTTCTACAACGACCAGCCCTATCTCGAGACCCCGATCAAGGAACTGACCAACAAGCCGCCGACCGAAAACTCCCGCGGCCTTCGGCTCGGCAACATGGTGCAGCTCCGCGACGTCTGGGCCGAGGAAATCGAGCAGGCGCTGGCCGGCAAGAAGACCGCCAAGGAAGCCCTCGACGCCGCCGTCACCCGCGGCAACACCATGCTGCGGCAGTTCGAAAAGACCGCGGTGAAGTAA
- the ptsN gene encoding PTS IIA-like nitrogen regulatory protein PtsN: protein MTITDLVAPEAVIPALKVISKKQALQELSARAAELTGQNERAVFEVLLQREKLGTTAVGYGVAIPHGKLPKLERLFGLFARLERPIDFEAMDGQPVDLVFLLLAPEGAGADHLKALARIARLLRDQDVAKKLRASRDAQAIYSVLALPPATAA from the coding sequence ATGACGATTACCGATCTGGTCGCGCCCGAGGCCGTTATCCCGGCGTTGAAGGTCATCAGCAAGAAGCAGGCGCTGCAGGAACTCTCGGCGCGCGCCGCGGAACTCACCGGCCAGAACGAGCGCGCGGTGTTCGAGGTTTTGCTGCAGCGCGAGAAGCTCGGCACCACCGCGGTGGGCTATGGCGTGGCGATTCCGCACGGCAAGTTGCCGAAGCTGGAGCGGCTGTTCGGCCTGTTCGCGCGGCTCGAGCGCCCGATCGATTTCGAGGCGATGGACGGCCAGCCGGTCGATCTGGTCTTCCTGCTGCTGGCGCCCGAAGGGGCCGGCGCCGACCACCTCAAGGCGCTGGCGCGGATCGCCCGACTGTTGCGCGATCAGGATGTCGCCAAGAAACTGCGTGCCTCGCGCGACGCGCAGGCGATCTATTCGGTGCTGGCGCTGCCGCCCGCAACCGCTGCGTAG
- the rpoN gene encoding RNA polymerase factor sigma-54: MALTQRLEFRQSQSLVMTPQLMQAIKLLQLSNLDLATFVEDELEKNPLLDRASDNAEPPVAGEATTDRGDSGGDDFGGSESGGEGSDFADGGSGDSFEPGAEDWMHRDLGSRSEIEQTLDTGMENVFPEEPAEAAARAAQDAAPASYTEWGGGASSDEGYNLEAFVAAETSLADRLAEQLAVALTAPSQRMIGQYLIDLVDDAGYLPADLGDAAERLGTTQAEVEAVVAVLQTFDPPGICARSLAECLAIQLRELDRFDPAMQALIENLDLLAKRDITSLRKLCGVDDEDLADMIGEIRHLDPKPGLKFGSSRVQTVVPDVFVRPGPDGGWLVELNSDTLPKVLVNQSYYSELSKTIRKDGDKSYFSDCLQNATWLVRALDQRARTILKVATEIVRQQDGFFTHGVAHLRPLNLKAVADAIQMHESTVSRVTANKYMATNRGTFELKYFFTASIASADGGEAHSAEAVRHHIRQLIDGEEPTAILSDDTIVERLREAGIEIARRTVAKYREAMRIPSSVQRRRDKQSMLGAALTAPADRSRDTAPA, encoded by the coding sequence ATGGCACTGACACAACGCCTCGAGTTCCGACAATCGCAGTCGCTGGTAATGACGCCGCAGTTGATGCAGGCGATCAAACTGCTGCAGTTGTCCAATCTGGATCTCGCGACCTTCGTCGAGGACGAGCTCGAGAAGAACCCCCTGCTGGACCGCGCCAGTGACAACGCCGAACCGCCGGTCGCCGGCGAGGCGACGACGGACCGCGGCGACAGCGGCGGCGACGATTTCGGCGGAAGCGAAAGCGGCGGAGAGGGTTCGGACTTCGCCGACGGCGGCAGCGGCGATTCGTTCGAGCCGGGCGCCGAGGACTGGATGCACCGCGACCTCGGTAGCCGCAGCGAGATCGAACAGACGCTCGATACCGGGATGGAGAACGTGTTCCCGGAAGAGCCGGCCGAAGCCGCGGCCCGCGCCGCGCAGGACGCTGCGCCAGCGTCCTATACCGAATGGGGCGGCGGCGCCTCCAGCGACGAGGGTTACAATCTCGAAGCCTTCGTCGCCGCCGAGACCTCGCTCGCCGATCGCCTGGCCGAACAGCTCGCGGTGGCGCTGACCGCGCCGTCGCAGCGCATGATCGGCCAATATCTGATCGACCTCGTCGACGACGCCGGCTATCTGCCCGCCGACCTCGGCGACGCCGCAGAACGGCTCGGAACGACCCAGGCCGAGGTCGAGGCCGTCGTCGCGGTGCTGCAGACGTTCGATCCGCCGGGCATCTGCGCGCGGTCGCTGGCCGAATGCCTGGCGATCCAGTTGCGCGAGCTCGACCGGTTCGATCCGGCGATGCAGGCGCTGATTGAAAATCTCGACCTGCTGGCCAAGCGGGATATTACCAGCCTTCGCAAGCTCTGCGGCGTCGACGACGAAGATCTCGCCGACATGATCGGCGAGATCCGCCATCTCGACCCGAAGCCGGGCCTGAAATTCGGATCGTCGCGGGTGCAGACGGTGGTGCCCGACGTGTTCGTCCGCCCCGGTCCGGACGGCGGCTGGCTGGTGGAGCTCAATAGCGACACGCTGCCGAAGGTGCTGGTCAACCAGTCCTACTATTCCGAGCTGTCGAAGACGATCCGCAAGGACGGCGACAAATCCTACTTCTCCGACTGCCTGCAGAACGCCACATGGCTGGTCCGCGCGCTCGACCAGCGCGCCCGCACCATTTTGAAAGTGGCGACCGAGATCGTGCGCCAGCAGGACGGCTTCTTCACCCACGGCGTCGCGCATCTGCGGCCGCTGAATCTGAAAGCGGTGGCCGACGCGATCCAGATGCACGAGTCGACGGTGTCGCGTGTGACCGCCAACAAGTACATGGCGACCAATCGTGGCACGTTCGAACTCAAGTATTTCTTTACCGCTTCGATCGCATCCGCCGATGGCGGCGAGGCGCACTCGGCCGAAGCCGTGCGGCATCACATCCGGCAACTGATCGACGGCGAGGAGCCGACCGCTATTCTGTCCGACGACACCATCGTCGAACGGCTGCGCGAAGCCGGCATCGAGATCGCGCGCCGCACCGTCGCGAAATATCGCGAGGCGATGCGCATCCCCTCCTCGGTGCAGCGGCGGCGCGACAAGCAAAGCATGCTCGGCGCGGCCCTGACGGCGCCCGCCGATCGGTCCCGCGACACCGCTCCGGCTTGA
- a CDS encoding Hsp20 family protein — translation MSRVPSLSSPFLLGFDEIERALDRVVKGADGYPPYNIERCERGNGDPERLRITLAVAGFTRDQLDVTIEENQLVIRGRQQDDKTRQYIHRGIAARHFQRTFVLAEGMQVLGADLKNGLLSVDLVRPEPERVIKTIAITEHE, via the coding sequence ATGTCTCGTGTTCCTTCGTTATCAAGTCCCTTTCTGCTGGGATTCGACGAGATCGAGCGTGCGCTCGACCGCGTCGTGAAAGGTGCCGACGGGTATCCTCCCTACAACATCGAGCGTTGCGAGCGCGGCAACGGCGATCCGGAAAGACTCCGGATCACGCTCGCGGTGGCGGGTTTTACCCGCGATCAACTCGATGTCACGATTGAGGAAAATCAACTCGTCATCAGGGGCCGGCAGCAGGATGACAAGACCCGGCAATACATCCATCGCGGCATCGCCGCGCGACACTTCCAGCGCACCTTCGTGCTGGCGGAAGGGATGCAGGTGCTGGGCGCGGATTTGAAGAACGGGTTGTTGTCCGTCGATCTGGTCCGGCCGGAGCCGGAGCGGGTCATTAAGACAATCGCCATCACGGAACATGAATAA
- a CDS encoding sn-glycerol-3-phosphate import ATP-binding protein UgpC, which translates to MANVVLRNVRKTYPGGFEAIKGVDFEVGDGQFCVLVGPSGCGKSTLLRMVAGLETITAGEIEIGGRIVNQIEPADRDIAMVFQNYALYPHMSVYNNMAYGLRNRGMPKPEIEARVQEAARILEIGAMLDRKPRQLSGGQRQRVAMGRAIVRQPKVFLFDEPLSNLDAKLRVAMRVEIRKLQRRLSTTAIYVTHDQLEAMTLADILVVMNAGEVEQIGSPLDIYAKPATTFVASFIGAPPMNLMPLDADGVRARFGNAATGAGILGVRPEDLVISREPAASDRLTLDLTVEAIERVGPETFIYGTRSRGGDPTAISSKPGELPPDDIIVRVPGQDAPAVGDRMFATALPQHLHLFSADGRRRIEVGV; encoded by the coding sequence GTGGCCAACGTCGTTCTGCGCAACGTCCGCAAGACCTATCCGGGCGGCTTCGAGGCCATCAAGGGCGTCGATTTCGAGGTCGGCGACGGCCAGTTCTGCGTGCTGGTCGGCCCCTCCGGTTGCGGCAAGTCCACGCTGCTGCGGATGGTGGCGGGACTGGAGACCATCACCGCCGGCGAGATCGAGATCGGCGGCCGGATCGTCAACCAGATCGAGCCGGCCGACCGCGACATCGCGATGGTGTTCCAGAACTACGCGCTGTATCCGCATATGAGCGTCTACAACAACATGGCCTACGGCCTGCGCAATCGCGGCATGCCGAAGCCCGAGATCGAGGCGCGGGTGCAGGAGGCGGCGCGGATTCTCGAGATCGGCGCGATGCTCGACCGCAAGCCGCGGCAACTCTCCGGCGGCCAGCGCCAGCGCGTCGCGATGGGCCGCGCCATCGTGCGCCAGCCCAAAGTGTTCCTGTTCGACGAGCCGTTGTCCAATCTCGACGCCAAGCTGCGGGTGGCGATGCGGGTCGAGATCCGCAAGCTGCAGCGCCGGCTCAGCACCACCGCGATCTACGTCACCCACGATCAGCTCGAGGCGATGACGCTGGCCGATATTCTGGTGGTGATGAATGCCGGCGAGGTCGAGCAGATCGGCTCGCCGCTCGACATCTATGCGAAGCCCGCGACCACCTTCGTCGCCTCCTTCATCGGCGCGCCGCCGATGAACCTGATGCCGCTCGACGCCGATGGCGTGCGCGCCCGGTTCGGCAACGCGGCGACCGGGGCCGGCATTCTCGGCGTCCGCCCCGAGGACCTGGTGATCTCACGGGAGCCTGCGGCGTCCGACCGGCTCACGCTCGACCTCACGGTCGAGGCGATCGAGCGGGTCGGGCCGGAGACCTTCATCTACGGGACCCGGTCGCGCGGTGGCGACCCGACCGCGATCAGCAGCAAGCCGGGAGAGCTGCCCCCGGACGACATCATCGTCCGGGTTCCGGGCCAGGATGCGCCGGCGGTCGGCGATCGCATGTTTGCCACGGCTTTGCCGCAACATTTGCACCTGTTCAGCGCCGACGGCCGGCGCCGCATCGAGGTTGGGGTCTAA
- a CDS encoding endonuclease domain-containing protein, producing MARTVDQRIQRARSFRRNPTDAERKLWQRLRRPGFAEAHFRRQATIGPYYADFACHALRLVIEIDGGQHDGSAADVVRTDYLEAAGYRVLRLWNNDVLQNIDGVMQTIVDAVRAAPPTPDPSPPQERGEGS from the coding sequence ATGGCGCGCACAGTCGATCAGCGGATCCAGCGAGCGCGGAGTTTCCGTCGAAATCCGACGGACGCCGAGCGGAAGTTGTGGCAGCGTCTGCGTCGACCGGGCTTTGCCGAGGCTCATTTCCGCCGGCAAGCGACGATCGGCCCCTATTACGCGGATTTCGCCTGCCATGCGCTCCGCCTCGTCATCGAAATCGACGGCGGCCAACACGACGGATCGGCCGCCGATGTCGTTCGAACGGACTATCTCGAGGCGGCGGGCTATCGCGTATTGCGTTTATGGAATAACGATGTCCTCCAGAACATCGACGGCGTTATGCAGACCATCGTAGACGCCGTGCGCGCGGCTCCCCCCACCCCCGACCCCTCCCCGCCGCAAGAGCGGGGGGAGGGGAGCTGA
- the hpf gene encoding ribosome hibernation-promoting factor, HPF/YfiA family — translation MTFRVSGKSISVGEALRGRVSERTEEVLRKYFDGNYSGHITLSKDGFGFRTDCALHLDSGITLEAESNAADAYASADQALLQIEKRLRRYKSRLKDRSARKAHAEASALAELTAPVDMPSYVIEAPGDEEHHEDAYNPVIIAEATTAMKRLSVSEAVVELDLTGAPVLVFLHGSSGRVNIIYRRADGNIGWIDPPALNGAAA, via the coding sequence ATGACTTTTCGGGTCTCCGGCAAAAGCATCAGCGTCGGCGAAGCCCTGCGCGGTCGCGTCAGCGAGCGCACCGAAGAAGTGCTGCGCAAATATTTCGACGGCAATTATTCGGGCCACATCACGCTGAGCAAAGACGGCTTCGGCTTTCGCACCGACTGCGCGCTGCATCTGGATTCGGGTATCACGCTGGAAGCCGAATCGAATGCGGCCGATGCCTATGCGAGCGCCGATCAGGCGCTGCTGCAGATCGAAAAGCGTCTGCGCCGCTACAAGAGCCGGCTGAAGGATCGCTCGGCGCGCAAGGCGCATGCAGAAGCGAGCGCGCTGGCCGAGCTGACCGCTCCGGTCGACATGCCGAGCTACGTGATCGAAGCGCCGGGCGACGAGGAGCACCACGAGGACGCCTACAACCCCGTGATCATCGCCGAGGCCACCACCGCGATGAAGCGGCTGTCGGTGAGCGAAGCCGTGGTCGAACTCGACCTCACCGGCGCGCCGGTGCTGGTGTTCCTCCATGGCAGCTCCGGCCGCGTCAACATCATCTACCGTCGCGCCGACGGCAATATCGGCTGGATCGATCCGCCGGCGCTGAACGGCGCCGCGGCCTGA